A DNA window from Zingiber officinale cultivar Zhangliang chromosome 3A, Zo_v1.1, whole genome shotgun sequence contains the following coding sequences:
- the LOC122050440 gene encoding uncharacterized protein LOC122050440: MSNETPFIVPSLTKENYDNWCIRMKALLGSYEAWDPVENDVDENVASAKKKDQKALTLIHQSLDEKMFEKVVAATTSKQAWETLQASFKGVDKVKKVRLQTLRGEFESLRMKDSESISDYLSRVLAVTNQLKRYGDDMKDDRIVGKILRSLDPRFYYIVVAIEESKDLDTMTVDELAGSLQAHEERLIKPVQESVEQVLKAKLSLKDTNQGTSQRGRRCGGSQGQGVKYRKK, translated from the coding sequence ATGTCGAATGAAACCCCATTTATTGTTCCATCTCTCACCAAGGAAAATTATGATAATTGGTGTATAAGAATGAAGGCTTTGCTTGGatcatatgaagcttgggatcctGTGGAGAATGACGTTGATGAAAATGTGGCATctgccaagaagaaggaccaaaAGGCGCTCACCCTCATCCATCAAAGTTTGGATGAAAAGATGTTTGAGAAAGTTGTTGCGGCAACTACTTCCAAGCAAGCATGGGAAACTCTTCAAGCTTCATTTAAAGGTGTTGATAAAGTGAAGAAGGTACGTCTCCAAACATTGAGAGGAGAGTTTGAATCTCTACGCATGAAGGATTCCGAATCTATTTCGGATTATCTCTCGAGAGTATTGGCTGTCACAAATCAATTGAAAAGATACGGAGATGATATGAAAGATGatcgaattgttggaaaaattttgAGGTCTTTGGATccaagattttattatatcgtgGTTGCCATCGAAGAGTCTAAAGATCTAGACACCATGACCGTTGATGAACTTGCCGGATCTTTACAAGCACACGAAGAAAGATTGATAAAACCGGTTCAAGAATCGGTTGAACAAGTTTTGAAAGCAAAGCTATCATTGAAAGACACAAACCAAGGCACATCCCAAAGAGGTCGCAGATGTGGAGGATCTCAAGGGCAgggtgtaaaatatcgaaaaaaatag